A section of the Echeneis naucrates chromosome 12, fEcheNa1.1, whole genome shotgun sequence genome encodes:
- the LOC115051686 gene encoding aryl hydrocarbon receptor-like isoform X3 codes for MDDREMFKCQLHFALNPNDTGAHNSAQSINGKTPSSSQSLLPQYIPPENSSFLERSFCCRLRCLLDNTSGFLALTFNGRLKYLHLRENTGADGKPASPQLALFAIATPLQTPSVLEIRTKTLIFQTKHRLDFAPLGIDTRGKLVLGYTEIELVTPGSGYQFIHAADMMYCADNHLRMIKTGDSGMSIFRLLTKTGHWLWVQASARVVFKGGKPDFIIARQKALTNEEGEEHLRQRRQQLPFNLATGEGVLYDVSLDIFSFPGPPVPGVPGPAESTTEKPLNPTSLLGSFHQQDSSVYLQSANPGPQLPILSQTEDINCNLPQSAIEQAFLDSHALLSVPSQTRTPQKRAVTRDMMTSEAMIESLEQILGDIGDGGIKGLEVEQAELRDWQNTLLRMNKEQDGAVRELDDSLANDVFSYVEEALRRETGGYVLQGSDRVFRPLSSLHIHGEHPGFSNNGPQFQPVMDTKSNQSGFGNLTGGVGKSTGQKDASQVVSHRTPSALTPPQCRNAHQGSSNHHCGNEMSTQSCVTHPSWPPSMQNTHNIHSSHQSGSEAMDQSVQYSLNHAGPRPRGPSVWQQQEQLPQSFHHHTLSHSSLTPSGGSSAAQPFHPQSQRLSGSCMYDRREGHIPSAARIPTRQTAGSGRGVTGADANAAAFAPSHQLGASQGVTTSPHVAGCATAGTVGLGHLREDAAENRPLQSSFFCWNGNAQIPKIPLNSIMDPFTFSAFPSGSINLSQNSGP; via the exons ATGGACGACAGAGAGATGTTCAAGTGTCAGCTCCACTTCGCCCTCAACCCCAACGACACCGGCGCGCACAATAGCGCACAATCGATAAACGGTAAAACCCCGAGCAGCTCTCAGAGCCTGCTGCCTCAGTACATCCCTCCAGAGAACTCCTCCTTCCTGGAAAGAAGCTTCTGCTGCCGCCTTCGCTGCCTCCTTGACAACACCTCCGGATTCTTG GCTCTGACCTTTAACGGGCGGCTCAAGTACCTGCATTTGCGGGAAAACACCGGGGCTGATGGGAAGCCGGCTTCACCTCAGCTCGCTCTGTTCGCCATCGCCACGCCTCTGCAGACTCCCTCGGTCTTAGAGATCCGCACCAAGACCCTGATCTTCCAGACCAAACACAGGCTGGACTTTGCTCCTTTGGGTATAGACACCAG ggGGAAGCTGGTTTTGGGCTACACAGAGATCGAGCTGGTGACACCAGGATCTGGTTATCAGTTCATCCACGCTGCCGACATGATGTACTGCGCCGACAACCACCTCAGGA TGATTAAAACGGGAGACAGCGGCATGTCCATCTTCAGGTTGCTGACGAAAACTGGACACTGGTTGTGGGTCCAGGCCTCGGCCAGGGTAGTCTTCAAGGGAGGGAAGCCGGACTTCATCATCGCTCGCCAGAAAGCACTCAC AAACGAAGAAGGCGAGGAACACTTGCGCCAGAGAAGACAGCAGCTGCCCTTCAACCTCGCCACCGGCGAAGGCGTCCTATATGACGTCTCTCTGGACATCTTCTCCTTTCCTGGTCCTCCTGTCCCGGGCGTACCGGGCCCTGCCGAGTCCACGACAGAGAAACCTCTGAACCCCACCTCGCTGCTGGGTTCCTTTCACCAGCAGGACAGCTCTGTTTACCTCCAGTCAGCGAACCCCGGCCCCCAGCTCCCGATCCTCTCCCAAACAGAGGACATCAATTGTAATCTGCCCCAGTCCGCCATAGAGCAGGCCTTCCTGGACAGCCACGCTCTGCTCAGCGTCCCCAGTCAGACCCGCACGCCACAGAAGAGGGCCGTCACGAGGGACATGATGACGTCGGAAGCCATGATCGAGTCGCTTGAGCAGATTTTGGGAGATATCGGGGACGGAGGCATCAAGGGTCTTGAGGTGGAGCAGGCGGAGCTGAGGGACTGGCAGAACACGCTGCTTCGGATGAATAAAGAGCAGGACGGCGCAGTGAGGGAGCTGGATGACTCCCTGGCTAATGACGTGTTCTCGTACGTGGAGGAGGCTCTGAGGAGAGAGACCGGCGGGTATGTGCTTCAGGGCTCAGATCGTGTTTTTAGGCCGCTCAGCAGTTTGCACATTCACGGTGAGCATCCTGGATTTTCTAATAATGGTCCACAGTTTCAGCCGGTGATGGACACGAAATCTAACCAGAGCGGATTTGGAAATCTTACTGGTGGTGTTGGTAAGTCAACCGGTCAGAAAGACGCCTCCCAAGTTGTCTCTCACAGGACGCCGAGCGCACTAACACCCCCTCAGTGTCGTAACGCTCACCAGGGCAGCAGCAATCACCACTGTGGCAATGAGATGTCAACACAATCCTGCGTGACACATCCGTCTTGGCCGCCATCTATGCAAAACACTCACAATATTCACAGCAGCCATCAATCTGGCTCGGAGGCGATGGACCAGAGTGTGCAATATTCTCTAAACCACGCTGGGCCGCGGCCTCGGGGCCCTTCGGTGTGgcaacagcaggagcagctgccACAAAGCTTTCACCatcacacactttcacattcCTCACTCACGCCAAGCGGCGGGAGCTCGGCAGCTCAGCCGTTCCACCCACAGTCGCAGAGATTATCTGGCAGCTGCATGTACGACAGGAGGGAAGGCCACATACCGAGCGCCGCTCGGATTCCCACCAGGCAGACCGCCGGCTCCGGAAGAGGAGTCACAGGGGCCGACGCCAACGCCGCAGCCTTCGCCCCGTCTCATCAACTGGGCGCCAGCCAAGGAGTGACGACCAGCCCCCACGTGGCTGGCTGCGCCACAGCCGGCACGGTCGGTTTGGGCCATCTGAGAGAAGACGCTGCAGAAAACCGCCCGCTGCAGTCTTCGTTCTTCTGCTGGAACGGGAACGCTCAG ATTCCTAAAATTCCCCTGAACAGCATCATGGACCCGTTCACCTTCTCGGCCTTTCCCTCCGGGAGCATCAACCTTTCCCAAAACTCGGGGCCTTAG
- the LOC115051686 gene encoding aryl hydrocarbon receptor-like isoform X2, with translation MQGNGGLYAVKRRKKPVQKSAKPSPVKTNPSKRHRDRLNVELDRLTGLLPFSEDVRGRLDKLSVLRLSVGYLKVQSYFHALQKNVRSAPVVSANSRNGWSVSLDGISFSEGDFLLQALNGFVLVVTTDGTVFYASPTILDFLGFHQSDVVHQSVFDLVHMDDREMFKCQLHFALNPNDTGAHNSAQSINGKTPSSSQSLLPQYIPPENSSFLERSFCCRLRCLLDNTSGFLALTFNGRLKYLHLRENTGADGKPASPQLALFAIATPLQTPSVLEIRTKTLIFQTKHRLDFAPLGIDTRGKLVLGYTEIELVTPGSGYQFIHAADMMYCADNHLRMIKTGDSGMSIFRLLTKTGHWLWVQASARVVFKGGKPDFIIARQKALTNEEGEEHLRQRRQQLPFNLATGEGVLYDVSLDIFSFPGPPVPGVPGPAESTTEKPLNPTSLLGSFHQQDSSVYLQSANPGPQLPILSQTEDINCNLPQSAIEQAFLDSHALLSVPSQTRTPQKRAVTRDMMTSEAMIESLEQILGDIGDGGIKGLEVEQAELRDWQNTLLRMNKEQDGAVRELDDSLANDVFSYVEEALRRETGGYVLQGSDRVFRPLSSLHIHGEHPGFSNNGPQFQPVMDTKSNQSGFGNLTGGVGKSTGQKDASQVVSHRTPSALTPPQCRNAHQGSSNHHCGNEMSTQSCVTHPSWPPSMQNTHNIHSSHQSGSEAMDQSVQYSLNHAGPRPRGPSVWQQQEQLPQSFHHHTLSHSSLTPSGGSSAAQPFHPQSQRLSGSCMYDRREGHIPSAARIPTRQTAGSGRGVTGADANAAAFAPSHQLGASQGVTTSPHVAGCATAGTVGLGHLREDAAENRPLQSSFFCWNGNAQIPKIPLNSIMDPFTFSAFPSGSINLSQNSGP, from the exons CGCCAAGCCGTCGCCAGTGAAGACCAACCCGTCCAAACGCCACCGGGACCGCCTGAACGTAGAGCTGGACCGCCTGACCGGCCTGCTGCCGTTCTCCGAGGATGTCAGAGGTCGCCTGGACAAGCTGTCGGTGCTCCGGCTCAGCGTGGGATACCTGAAGGTTCAGAGCTACTTCCACG CGCTCCAGAAAAATGTGAGATCAGCTCCTGTCGTCTCTGCTAACAGCAGAAATGGATGGTCAGTGTCCCTGGATGGAATCAGCTTCTCCGAGGGAGACTTCCTGCTTCAG GCTCTCAATGGCTTCGTGTTGGTTGTGACGACTGATGGCACCGTCTTCTACGCGTCCCCGACCATCCTGGACTTCCTGGGCTTCCATCAG TCAGACGTCGTCCACCAGAGCGTGTTTGACCTGGTTCACATGGACGACAGAGAGATGTTCAAGTGTCAGCTCCACTTCGCCCTCAACCCCAACGACACCGGCGCGCACAATAGCGCACAATCGATAAACGGTAAAACCCCGAGCAGCTCTCAGAGCCTGCTGCCTCAGTACATCCCTCCAGAGAACTCCTCCTTCCTGGAAAGAAGCTTCTGCTGCCGCCTTCGCTGCCTCCTTGACAACACCTCCGGATTCTTG GCTCTGACCTTTAACGGGCGGCTCAAGTACCTGCATTTGCGGGAAAACACCGGGGCTGATGGGAAGCCGGCTTCACCTCAGCTCGCTCTGTTCGCCATCGCCACGCCTCTGCAGACTCCCTCGGTCTTAGAGATCCGCACCAAGACCCTGATCTTCCAGACCAAACACAGGCTGGACTTTGCTCCTTTGGGTATAGACACCAG ggGGAAGCTGGTTTTGGGCTACACAGAGATCGAGCTGGTGACACCAGGATCTGGTTATCAGTTCATCCACGCTGCCGACATGATGTACTGCGCCGACAACCACCTCAGGA TGATTAAAACGGGAGACAGCGGCATGTCCATCTTCAGGTTGCTGACGAAAACTGGACACTGGTTGTGGGTCCAGGCCTCGGCCAGGGTAGTCTTCAAGGGAGGGAAGCCGGACTTCATCATCGCTCGCCAGAAAGCACTCAC AAACGAAGAAGGCGAGGAACACTTGCGCCAGAGAAGACAGCAGCTGCCCTTCAACCTCGCCACCGGCGAAGGCGTCCTATATGACGTCTCTCTGGACATCTTCTCCTTTCCTGGTCCTCCTGTCCCGGGCGTACCGGGCCCTGCCGAGTCCACGACAGAGAAACCTCTGAACCCCACCTCGCTGCTGGGTTCCTTTCACCAGCAGGACAGCTCTGTTTACCTCCAGTCAGCGAACCCCGGCCCCCAGCTCCCGATCCTCTCCCAAACAGAGGACATCAATTGTAATCTGCCCCAGTCCGCCATAGAGCAGGCCTTCCTGGACAGCCACGCTCTGCTCAGCGTCCCCAGTCAGACCCGCACGCCACAGAAGAGGGCCGTCACGAGGGACATGATGACGTCGGAAGCCATGATCGAGTCGCTTGAGCAGATTTTGGGAGATATCGGGGACGGAGGCATCAAGGGTCTTGAGGTGGAGCAGGCGGAGCTGAGGGACTGGCAGAACACGCTGCTTCGGATGAATAAAGAGCAGGACGGCGCAGTGAGGGAGCTGGATGACTCCCTGGCTAATGACGTGTTCTCGTACGTGGAGGAGGCTCTGAGGAGAGAGACCGGCGGGTATGTGCTTCAGGGCTCAGATCGTGTTTTTAGGCCGCTCAGCAGTTTGCACATTCACGGTGAGCATCCTGGATTTTCTAATAATGGTCCACAGTTTCAGCCGGTGATGGACACGAAATCTAACCAGAGCGGATTTGGAAATCTTACTGGTGGTGTTGGTAAGTCAACCGGTCAGAAAGACGCCTCCCAAGTTGTCTCTCACAGGACGCCGAGCGCACTAACACCCCCTCAGTGTCGTAACGCTCACCAGGGCAGCAGCAATCACCACTGTGGCAATGAGATGTCAACACAATCCTGCGTGACACATCCGTCTTGGCCGCCATCTATGCAAAACACTCACAATATTCACAGCAGCCATCAATCTGGCTCGGAGGCGATGGACCAGAGTGTGCAATATTCTCTAAACCACGCTGGGCCGCGGCCTCGGGGCCCTTCGGTGTGgcaacagcaggagcagctgccACAAAGCTTTCACCatcacacactttcacattcCTCACTCACGCCAAGCGGCGGGAGCTCGGCAGCTCAGCCGTTCCACCCACAGTCGCAGAGATTATCTGGCAGCTGCATGTACGACAGGAGGGAAGGCCACATACCGAGCGCCGCTCGGATTCCCACCAGGCAGACCGCCGGCTCCGGAAGAGGAGTCACAGGGGCCGACGCCAACGCCGCAGCCTTCGCCCCGTCTCATCAACTGGGCGCCAGCCAAGGAGTGACGACCAGCCCCCACGTGGCTGGCTGCGCCACAGCCGGCACGGTCGGTTTGGGCCATCTGAGAGAAGACGCTGCAGAAAACCGCCCGCTGCAGTCTTCGTTCTTCTGCTGGAACGGGAACGCTCAG ATTCCTAAAATTCCCCTGAACAGCATCATGGACCCGTTCACCTTCTCGGCCTTTCCCTCCGGGAGCATCAACCTTTCCCAAAACTCGGGGCCTTAG
- the LOC115051686 gene encoding aryl hydrocarbon receptor-like isoform X1, whose product MQGNGGLYAVKRRKKPVQKSAKPSPVKTNPSKRHRDRLNVELDRLTGLLPFSEDVRGRLDKLSVLRLSVGYLKVQSYFHAALQKNVRSAPVVSANSRNGWSVSLDGISFSEGDFLLQALNGFVLVVTTDGTVFYASPTILDFLGFHQSDVVHQSVFDLVHMDDREMFKCQLHFALNPNDTGAHNSAQSINGKTPSSSQSLLPQYIPPENSSFLERSFCCRLRCLLDNTSGFLALTFNGRLKYLHLRENTGADGKPASPQLALFAIATPLQTPSVLEIRTKTLIFQTKHRLDFAPLGIDTRGKLVLGYTEIELVTPGSGYQFIHAADMMYCADNHLRMIKTGDSGMSIFRLLTKTGHWLWVQASARVVFKGGKPDFIIARQKALTNEEGEEHLRQRRQQLPFNLATGEGVLYDVSLDIFSFPGPPVPGVPGPAESTTEKPLNPTSLLGSFHQQDSSVYLQSANPGPQLPILSQTEDINCNLPQSAIEQAFLDSHALLSVPSQTRTPQKRAVTRDMMTSEAMIESLEQILGDIGDGGIKGLEVEQAELRDWQNTLLRMNKEQDGAVRELDDSLANDVFSYVEEALRRETGGYVLQGSDRVFRPLSSLHIHGEHPGFSNNGPQFQPVMDTKSNQSGFGNLTGGVGKSTGQKDASQVVSHRTPSALTPPQCRNAHQGSSNHHCGNEMSTQSCVTHPSWPPSMQNTHNIHSSHQSGSEAMDQSVQYSLNHAGPRPRGPSVWQQQEQLPQSFHHHTLSHSSLTPSGGSSAAQPFHPQSQRLSGSCMYDRREGHIPSAARIPTRQTAGSGRGVTGADANAAAFAPSHQLGASQGVTTSPHVAGCATAGTVGLGHLREDAAENRPLQSSFFCWNGNAQIPKIPLNSIMDPFTFSAFPSGSINLSQNSGP is encoded by the exons CGCCAAGCCGTCGCCAGTGAAGACCAACCCGTCCAAACGCCACCGGGACCGCCTGAACGTAGAGCTGGACCGCCTGACCGGCCTGCTGCCGTTCTCCGAGGATGTCAGAGGTCGCCTGGACAAGCTGTCGGTGCTCCGGCTCAGCGTGGGATACCTGAAGGTTCAGAGCTACTTCCACG CAGCGCTCCAGAAAAATGTGAGATCAGCTCCTGTCGTCTCTGCTAACAGCAGAAATGGATGGTCAGTGTCCCTGGATGGAATCAGCTTCTCCGAGGGAGACTTCCTGCTTCAG GCTCTCAATGGCTTCGTGTTGGTTGTGACGACTGATGGCACCGTCTTCTACGCGTCCCCGACCATCCTGGACTTCCTGGGCTTCCATCAG TCAGACGTCGTCCACCAGAGCGTGTTTGACCTGGTTCACATGGACGACAGAGAGATGTTCAAGTGTCAGCTCCACTTCGCCCTCAACCCCAACGACACCGGCGCGCACAATAGCGCACAATCGATAAACGGTAAAACCCCGAGCAGCTCTCAGAGCCTGCTGCCTCAGTACATCCCTCCAGAGAACTCCTCCTTCCTGGAAAGAAGCTTCTGCTGCCGCCTTCGCTGCCTCCTTGACAACACCTCCGGATTCTTG GCTCTGACCTTTAACGGGCGGCTCAAGTACCTGCATTTGCGGGAAAACACCGGGGCTGATGGGAAGCCGGCTTCACCTCAGCTCGCTCTGTTCGCCATCGCCACGCCTCTGCAGACTCCCTCGGTCTTAGAGATCCGCACCAAGACCCTGATCTTCCAGACCAAACACAGGCTGGACTTTGCTCCTTTGGGTATAGACACCAG ggGGAAGCTGGTTTTGGGCTACACAGAGATCGAGCTGGTGACACCAGGATCTGGTTATCAGTTCATCCACGCTGCCGACATGATGTACTGCGCCGACAACCACCTCAGGA TGATTAAAACGGGAGACAGCGGCATGTCCATCTTCAGGTTGCTGACGAAAACTGGACACTGGTTGTGGGTCCAGGCCTCGGCCAGGGTAGTCTTCAAGGGAGGGAAGCCGGACTTCATCATCGCTCGCCAGAAAGCACTCAC AAACGAAGAAGGCGAGGAACACTTGCGCCAGAGAAGACAGCAGCTGCCCTTCAACCTCGCCACCGGCGAAGGCGTCCTATATGACGTCTCTCTGGACATCTTCTCCTTTCCTGGTCCTCCTGTCCCGGGCGTACCGGGCCCTGCCGAGTCCACGACAGAGAAACCTCTGAACCCCACCTCGCTGCTGGGTTCCTTTCACCAGCAGGACAGCTCTGTTTACCTCCAGTCAGCGAACCCCGGCCCCCAGCTCCCGATCCTCTCCCAAACAGAGGACATCAATTGTAATCTGCCCCAGTCCGCCATAGAGCAGGCCTTCCTGGACAGCCACGCTCTGCTCAGCGTCCCCAGTCAGACCCGCACGCCACAGAAGAGGGCCGTCACGAGGGACATGATGACGTCGGAAGCCATGATCGAGTCGCTTGAGCAGATTTTGGGAGATATCGGGGACGGAGGCATCAAGGGTCTTGAGGTGGAGCAGGCGGAGCTGAGGGACTGGCAGAACACGCTGCTTCGGATGAATAAAGAGCAGGACGGCGCAGTGAGGGAGCTGGATGACTCCCTGGCTAATGACGTGTTCTCGTACGTGGAGGAGGCTCTGAGGAGAGAGACCGGCGGGTATGTGCTTCAGGGCTCAGATCGTGTTTTTAGGCCGCTCAGCAGTTTGCACATTCACGGTGAGCATCCTGGATTTTCTAATAATGGTCCACAGTTTCAGCCGGTGATGGACACGAAATCTAACCAGAGCGGATTTGGAAATCTTACTGGTGGTGTTGGTAAGTCAACCGGTCAGAAAGACGCCTCCCAAGTTGTCTCTCACAGGACGCCGAGCGCACTAACACCCCCTCAGTGTCGTAACGCTCACCAGGGCAGCAGCAATCACCACTGTGGCAATGAGATGTCAACACAATCCTGCGTGACACATCCGTCTTGGCCGCCATCTATGCAAAACACTCACAATATTCACAGCAGCCATCAATCTGGCTCGGAGGCGATGGACCAGAGTGTGCAATATTCTCTAAACCACGCTGGGCCGCGGCCTCGGGGCCCTTCGGTGTGgcaacagcaggagcagctgccACAAAGCTTTCACCatcacacactttcacattcCTCACTCACGCCAAGCGGCGGGAGCTCGGCAGCTCAGCCGTTCCACCCACAGTCGCAGAGATTATCTGGCAGCTGCATGTACGACAGGAGGGAAGGCCACATACCGAGCGCCGCTCGGATTCCCACCAGGCAGACCGCCGGCTCCGGAAGAGGAGTCACAGGGGCCGACGCCAACGCCGCAGCCTTCGCCCCGTCTCATCAACTGGGCGCCAGCCAAGGAGTGACGACCAGCCCCCACGTGGCTGGCTGCGCCACAGCCGGCACGGTCGGTTTGGGCCATCTGAGAGAAGACGCTGCAGAAAACCGCCCGCTGCAGTCTTCGTTCTTCTGCTGGAACGGGAACGCTCAG ATTCCTAAAATTCCCCTGAACAGCATCATGGACCCGTTCACCTTCTCGGCCTTTCCCTCCGGGAGCATCAACCTTTCCCAAAACTCGGGGCCTTAG